A region from the Triticum urartu cultivar G1812 chromosome 1, Tu2.1, whole genome shotgun sequence genome encodes:
- the LOC125533039 gene encoding uncharacterized protein LOC125533039 has protein sequence MRVQGEVVGEARSVQCECCGIAEECTPTYIGRVRAHFHGKWVCGLCAEAVKERQQRDPDLAMAAAVDATAALCQRFNSTVRLNPKLSLASSMRDIARKSCQHRGATGSAGTCTAAGGISSSDAACCGAGRATSCALRYV, from the coding sequence ATGCGTGTGCAGGGCGAGGTGGTGGGGGAGGCGCGGAGCGTGCAGTGCGAGTGCTGCGGGATCGCGGAGGAGTGCACGCCCACCTACATCGGCCGCGTCCGGGCGCACTTCCACGGCAAGTGGGTGTGCGGGCTGTGCGCCGAGGCCGTCAAGGAGCGCCAGCAGCGGGACCCCGACCTCGCCATggccgccgccgtcgacgccacGGCCGCGCTCTGCCAGCGCTTCAACTCCACCGTCCGCCTCAACCCCAAGCTGTCCCTCGCCAGCTCCATGCGCGACATCGCCCGCAAGAGCTGCCAGCACCGCGGCGCCACCGGATCAGCAGGCACATGCACCGCCGCCGGCGGGATCAGTTCCTCCGACGCCGCCTGCTGCGGCGCCGGCCGCGCCACCAGCTGCGCCCTGCGCTACGTCTGA